In the genome of Microcoleus vaginatus PCC 9802, the window TCCACAACACGGTCAAAATCGCCCTACAAAAAGAGGGCTGGAAGATAACCCACGATCCCTACCAGTTACGTTATGGTGTTGCTGATGTCTACATCGATCTTGCAGCCGAAGAAGCGATCGCCGCTGAAAAAGAAGGACGTAAAATAGCTGTAGAAGTCAAAAGTTTTGCAGGTGGCTCCACCATTTCTGAATTCCACACCGCCCTCGGTCAATTCCTCAACTATCGCATTGCCCTCGAAGTCTCTAGCGAACCAGAACGTATACTGTATCTGGCAGTGCCCACTGATA includes:
- a CDS encoding fatty-acid oxidation protein subunit alpha; the encoded protein is MAKDLFHNTVKIALQKEGWKITHDPYQLRYGVADVYIDLAAEEAIAAEKEGRKIAVEVKSFAGGSTISEFHTALGQFLNYRIALEVSSEPERILYLAVPTDTYQMFLRFEPAKTVIERYEIRLIIYNPTREAIDQWID